Proteins co-encoded in one Juglans regia cultivar Chandler chromosome 16, Walnut 2.0, whole genome shotgun sequence genomic window:
- the LOC108995493 gene encoding uncharacterized protein LOC108995493 produces MALEWVVLGYVAGAEAVMVLLLTIPGLEGIRKGLIAVTRNLLKPFLSVVPFCLFLLMDIYWKYETRPQCKSPDSCSPSEYLRHQKSIIKSQRNALLIAAALVFYWILYSVTGLVVRIEQLNQRLKARRD; encoded by the coding sequence ATGGCACTGGAGTGGGTTGTGCTGGGCTATGTGGCAGGCGCCGAGGCCGTCATGGTTCTGCTGCTTACCATCCCGGGGCTGGAGGGGATCCGTAAGGGGCTCATCGCCGTCACTCGTAACCTTCTGAAGCCGTTCCTCTCGGTGGTGCCGTTCTGCCTTTTCCTGCTCATGGACATATACTGGAAGTACGAGACCAGGCCCCAGTGCAAGTCTCCTGACTCCTGCAGCCCCTCCGAGTACCTCCGCCACCAGAAGTCCATCATCAAGAGCCAGCGCAACGCCCTACTCATCGCCGCCGCTCTCGTCTTCTACTGGATCCTCTATTCCGTCACCGGTCTCGTCGTCAGAATCGAGCAGCTTAACCAGCGTCTCAAGGCCCGCCGGGACTGA
- the LOC109009797 gene encoding uncharacterized protein LOC109009797 — MANFGKREKLSPRYVGPYEIIERVGLVAYRLSLPMELRGIHDVFHVSSLKKSFGDQGPIVVDPSHIQLQPNMSYEEWPVQIIEIIDWKDHELRNRKIPLVKVLSNMEATWEREDSMRARNPHMFVS; from the coding sequence ATGGCCAATTTTGGCAAAAGAGAAAAGTTGAGTCCACGGTATGTAGGACCTTATGAGATCATCGAAAGAGTTGGCCTAGTAGCTTATCGGTTAAGCTTACCCATGGAACTTCGAGGAATAcatgatgtgttccatgtgtcttCCTTAAAGAAAAGCTTTGGAGATCAGGGACCGATTGTGGTTGATCCGAGTCATATTCAGCTTCAACCAAACATGTCCTATGAAGAATGGCCAGTGCAAATCATTGAAATCATTGATTGGAAAGATCATGAGTTGAGAAATCGAAAGATACCCCTGGTTAAGGTACTTTCAAACATGGAAGCTACTTGGGAAAGAGAAGACTCGATGAGGGCTAGAAACCCTCATATGTTTGTATCTTAG
- the LOC109009802 gene encoding uncharacterized protein LOC109009802, whose amino-acid sequence MALEWVVLGYAAGAEAIMVLLLTIPGLDGIRKGLIAVTRNLLKPLLSVVPFCLFLLMDIYWKYETRPQCESPDSCSPSEHLRHQKSIIKSQRNALLIAAALIFYWILYSVTGLVVRIEQLNQRLKARRD is encoded by the coding sequence ATGGCACTGGAGTGGGTTGTGCTGGGCTACGCGGCGGGTGCCGAGGCCATCATGGTTCTCCTGCTTACCATCCCGGGGCTGGATGGGATCCGTAAGGGGCTCATCGCCGTCACTCGTAACCTTCTGAAGCCGCTGCTGTCGGTGGTTCCGTTCTGCCTCTTCCTGCTCATGGACATATACTGGAAGTACGAGACCAGACCCCAGTGCGAGTCTCCTGACTCCTGCAGCCCATCCGAGCACCTCCGCCACCAGAAGTCCATCATCAAGAGCCAGCGCAACGCCCTACTTATCGCCGCCGCTCTCATCTTCTACTGGATCCTCTATTCTGTCACCGGTCTCGTCGTCAGGATCGAGCAGCTTAACCAGCGCCTTAAGGCCCGCCGGGACTGA